The Medicago truncatula cultivar Jemalong A17 chromosome 4, MtrunA17r5.0-ANR, whole genome shotgun sequence genome includes a region encoding these proteins:
- the LOC120579922 gene encoding DNA-binding protein HEXBP-like, producing the protein MAPFEALYGRGCRMPLCWYESGESALLGPEVVQETTEKVKRRCRRLSVDRRVIMIEGGRTLSFSCKIYEEDTKAHYKIRNERRNKGQQGRPKPYNAPGHKSNVCNGEEKKCFRCGKKGHTIAECKRGDIVCFNCDEEGHLSSQCKKPKKGQASGRVFALAAQAVGQYPQAGAGNDGVRMLETFLRNHPPTFKGRYDPDGAQKWLKEIRVFSELVNSCKIYEEDTKAHYKIRNERRNKGQQGRPKPYNAPGHKSNVCNGEEKKCFRCGKKGHTIAECKRGDIVCFNCDEEGHLSSQCKKPKKGQASGRVFALAGTQTANEDRLI; encoded by the exons ATGGCACcatttgaggctttgtatggtagGGGGTGTAGAATGCCATTGTGTTGGTATGAGTCAGGTGAaagtgctttgttaggaccaGAGGTTGTGCAAGagactacggaaaaggttaagagaAGATGTAGGCGTCTCAgtgtagacagaagagttatcatgatagaAGGAGGAAGGACATTGAGTTTcag CTGCAAGatatatgaggaggataccaaagcTCACTATAAGATTAGAAATGAGCGGAGGAACAAGGGTCAACAAGGTCGTCCGAAACCCTACAATGCTCCT ggccacaagagtaatgtttgcaaTGGTgaggagaagaagtgcttccgaTGTGGGAAGAAAGGGCATACaatagctgaatgcaagcgtggtgatattgtttgtttcaattgtgATGAAGAAGGTCATCTTAGTTCGCAgtgcaagaagcctaagaagggTCAGGCGAGTGGAAGAGTGTTTGCTTtagctg ctcaagctgtaggacaatACCCACAAGCTGGTGCTGGTAACGATGGAGTAAGAATGTTGGAAActtttttgagaaatcatccaccaacattcaaaggaaggtatgacccTGACGGAGCCCAGAAGTGGCTCAAGgaa atcagagtcttttcCGAGTTGGTGAATAGCTGCAAGatatatgaggaggataccaaagcTCACTATAAGATTAGAAATGAGCGGAGGAACAAGGGTCAACAAGGTCGTCCGAAACCCTACAATGCTCCT ggccacaagagtaatgtttgcaaTGGTgaggagaagaagtgcttccgaTGTGGGAAGAAAGGGCATACaatagctgaatgcaagcgtggtgatattgtttgtttcaattgtgATGAAGAAGGTCATCTTAGTTCGCAgtgcaagaagcctaagaagggTCAGGCGAGTGGAAGAGTGTTTGCTTtagctggtactcagacagcgAATGAGGATCGTCTGATCTGA